CTATAGTTTGCAGCGCAGATCCAACAGTTTGTGATGCCACCCTGCAAAGCAAATTGCTGAAATTATACCATCAGAATCTGGCTCCCaatgcctcatttttttttctaagaaaagaaCATATTAGGTCTGCCAAGTCCACAGGTCCGCCCACCTTGGACAGAAAGGGGAAGTCCTGCAGGCAGATGCCCTGTTGAAGGAGATGGTTCAGCCCAGAGGAAGGGGACTCCGCACACCAGTCATCTCTTTTACCAGAGCATAGTCAGGGTGAAAACCCGATGCACGATGTCAGCAAAGCACTCTGCAGTCACTGGGTAGCAAACACTGAATAAATATCCCCCAAAGACAGAAAGCATCaagattttttattattgtacTTATATAAATAAACATAGGCAGACTCTGGTGGAGATTCAATGCTTAGTTCAGAGTATTGGGGAAGGCTCTTTTCTTGAACATAATGCAAAGGGACAATTATAACTTCTACATTGGCACGTGTATTGGACATGTTTCAGGGTATACCAATGAGGTGAAGCTCCGTATCTCCAAGGGAAGCATGCATCTTTGTCTGAACAAGGAgtagaaaagaaatgcaaacaccAGTATTCAGATACCATTTAGAAGACAGAGGTGAAGTAACTTTCAACATTCAACTACACAGGTACTTTTAAGCTCTAACAAGCTTCCTGGCCTTTCTCTTGCTCCATATCACTGCATTCAGTTGTGCCTTAAGTTTTGCTATATCCTGAGGGATATAGTCTCTGTCTGTCTGGAGACATGTtctattctgaaaacaaaaagtgaaggaagttggactctttttttttatttgtctgaatTCTCTACCTTTAGATAGTTTCAGTACAAACCAGAATATTGTAACAGAGGTTTCTACATTTAAAGGTGACAGATACTTTACAGGGATAGGTCACTCTAAAGTTTGTACCAACTGCTTACAATCTAACATATCGCAGGTACAATTATTACCTTTGTATAACAGACTCTAATCAAATCCGGGTCAGTGGCAACCCCAGAGAAACAGAGTAATTTGACTAACCTTCTCTGTCTAGGTTTAGTCAAGACTCACCAGGTCCCCAAAGTAGGAAAACATAAAGTATAAACTGAATGAAACCCTAGGGGGGtagaatacaaaacaaaaactctTTAGGTTTTTGTTCATTTATGCTCCATGGTGTATAACCCCAGAGAACCAATAAATGCAGATGGAGCACAAAAAATATGAACTCACCttaatgttgctttttttatatatataacttCCACTAATCCAAATGTTTGCTTCAAAAGTCATGTGTAAGAAAGAGTTTGCATGGTTTATATTCCCAGGATCCCATTATGGTAAATCTCAAAACCGGTTCACTCAAGTATTagtaaaactgaaaggaaaaaaagagtctaGATTTTCAGCTGATTATAAATCACTttatgtcaagaaaaaaaaatttgacctCTGCTTTCCAATATTATTTATTACAACAAGACTACAAAATAAATATAGTAAATAGGGTATTAAATAGAAACATAAATTTTGGCCATCTAAATGCAGATGGCACAATGAAAATATGCATCAGATTGCTCAGTCTGCCTCTACACAGCAGAAAGCTTCTGCATTGTGCCCTCACTACACATTGTTCTCCCTAGCTTTCCCTTGCAATAGAATTTCATAACCTAAACCAGCTTGGTGTCAGGAAGATTTATTTGGTGTATGCTCCTTTTGTATAATTATTCAATTATTACTCCCGTAATGCATAGCATTATCTGGAATAATTCTTTGCTACAAAGGTGAACATCTGAAGTAGCTTATGTTTCTTCTTATAATACTCCCCTCACCCTACCTCCCTGGTGAGATCTGAGGGGAATATTATTCATTCTACAGACAGAAATTTAGAAAGAAGGAAATCCAACATTTTATAGAAAATCAGTGAGACAGCAAGAAACTAAACTCATGTTGTAAAACCCAGCTAGTACATCAGCACTGTGGATCATACATCACATTTCAGAAATAGATAAGTGGGTTTTTCAGCCATATTAAATCTTCTGAGAACCAGTTTTGACAAAGAAGCAAGGTTGTAAATTGCAGTGGAGGAGACACagacaaaactaaacaaacaaacaaatctcttTTGGAGATTTTAAGGAGTGTTCACAAACACAACCACAACCAACTCTTTCAAAGCCCCTTTGTTAGAACAGAACCTGTTGGAACATAGCACATATTCAGATCCCTCGCTTTGCCTTTCCTCTACTGCaccaacagaaagagaaaataatgaaagtTATTACATGGCATTTGCATTTCAGCATGTAGGAATTCTCCTAAAATGAAAATCCAGACAAACACCTAGGGACAGATTATGCCAACCAAACAGTACAAGCGAATGAGAGATTTTCTTATTACAATCATCCTCATGCTTTCAATCATTTAATTTTCTACTTTCATGATCCTTTTGATGCAAACTTACTACTTTTCGGTTATCAAACTCATCCATACTGCATAGGATCTGATTTTGCAGAGTAAAGAAGATAGAATGAAACCTTTACGCTTTCAACAAACACTAGGGAGAAAAAGAATGAGACAGTTACTCCTACTGTCTAATGGCACAAATACCATTTTTAGTAAGTAAGCTAAAGCTTTCAGGTCaagattaaaactgcttttcagtTAGATTTTAAAGTGATATTATTAATTCTAATAGGTCTACATCTACATACAGTAATAAGAATAGATACCTATGACTGCACGATCAGCTTCTAGTAATCAAGTTTATAGAAAACTCATAAATTAGCTCAGAGTAAGGTATAACGTGATTTAAAATCAATTAGTGGTGACTCCATCACAATCCCATGCATAGAAACGTGTTTTGGAACACCAGGTTTTGATTTTTACATCACATCCCATGCTCCCACAGAGCAAAAAGTTCTAAATAAATCCATAAACTGGCACGTTCAGTGACCTGGAGGTTCCGCAGTTCTCGAGCACCTTTCTCCCATTGGAAAAGTCTAAAAATCTCTAAAGATATGGGCTACAACTTTAAGTAACTACTACTGGTTATCAGAAACATATTTAAAGCCCACCCCTTTCAAAACCAGATCCAGTTTAACTCCCACGTTCAATTATGCAGGCTAAAATCCTTAATAGTGACTTCCAAAATTACCACCCCACacacaaaaatgcaaaacaaaacaaaaccctgccAAGTTCCCAGTGTGGCACTAAGGATATTTAGACATGGGaagtaaagaaaatatataagCATTTGCAAAATCCTGGGCAATATTATCCTTAGACCTGGCTTTTATTTGCAAATTAAGTATGCACTTTAAAATCTAACAATGACTAAATACAGAGGAGATGACATTAAAATTTCACTGAGACTTCCTGCATATAACATAACAAAACACCTATTTTGAAAACTAGTTTTCAGTAATTTGACAACTAATTTTTAGTGCTTCTGGGTTGTAATTCAATACAGTTTGCAGAGATCACATATGCACCCCAAGCAATAGGGTAGCACCTCCAAAATGCAATAGGTCTGTAGAGCCAAACCATGATATGTATATATATCCAACAAGAAGAAGAATCCatttgccttttgctttcttcctcttctgcactgaggaaaaagaggctaaatttcttcttctcttcaaGAGAGCAGTAATGATGAAACTGTAAGCCCCCTAAAGGACTGAGTCATAGAAAACCACACTTAATTTCTTCCACGGCAGCTGTTCCTATGGTACAGGGAGAGATTGCTCAGAGAGAGATACTGCATCTATGTGGAAACACAGGTACATTAAAAAGTGTTATCTGAGCAGACAGGTACTGAGATTGGCTCTATCACACTAACACCTGCAATACACATCATGCTACAACACCCATAAAAAGCTGGATATAtcaggaaagggaggaaaagcacAAGGACAAGCAACACAGCAGTTGACCCTTTCTAGGGGCGCTGGAAGAAACAATGGTGAGCACATTTGTATAAGCCAGTTTCTTGCCTAAACTAGACAAGCTGAGTACAGGTGAGTTTAGACATTGGCCATAATTAAGGAAAGTCAGCTTACTACCACTTAACTTCTGAAATGGAAGGCACAGCATGAAGACTTCTAGCCAGAGGTTTTCTGCATTGGCTTTACACCTTCGGTCATTTGTTTTGAATGTATAGACAGTCTTTGTAGACAAGGAGAGGGAAAGATGTTTCTAAACAAGTCAGCATGGGGAAACTGCGCTGGCTCTGCTCTGAAAGGATGAGCAGTGAGAGTCGGGGAGCCACAGGGAAAAAAGCGTTAAGGAAAATTCGTGTGAATTTTGCAGGGGGAATGAACGTCTCTTCTACGAGGCCCTCATAGAGGAAGAGTAAAATGAGACCGGGCTGCCACCGCTTTCCTAATTGCAAAGGTGCTGCCTCAAAGGGGAGAAAATCTCCATTAGCATCTTCCTGTGAAACATCCCCAAAAACAGCACACGAGCGCTCGTCCTCCCCTTACGCGGAGTTCAAATGACAATGGCTGAAAATCATTAACAGCAATTTTGAACGCCGAAGTAGCGAGATAGCTTTTCTAACCGGGGCCCAAAGCAACAGCTTTGGAAAGTCAACAGGGCACAACTGCAGCGAGAGGGAGAGAAAAGCGCAGGGGAAGAGGACAGGGGAACAGGAGCGCGGCCGGACTGGCTTTGCCTGCACGTATTTCCGAAGGGCATCGCCTCCAGCTCGACGGGGCCGGCGGGACGGGAGAGCGGCGGGGCCCGGTGCGCGGACAGAGCGGtcccgcggcgggcggcccggcgaAGAGCtgcggcggggcggagcggggttggctccggccgcggccccccggcCTCCCCCGTCGGGGACGGGACCGGCCCGACCGTGTGTCCGCCGCCCTCCTTGGGGGTGGCCGGTCCGCCATCGCTCCTCGGCCTGCAGCGAGcgggcggccagcgggtccggctGGCAGCGCGCTGCCCTCCGCTTGCTCTGCAACTCTGCGAAACCTCGGTAAAGAAGTAACTGCGCCAGCAAGGCCGCCCCTGGCCCCCGGGGAGCGCGGCACCGCcgctctcctcctctcctctcctctcctctcccctctccccgcGGCGCAGGGGTGAACAAACGCGCCGCCGTCTACCTGTGCAACACCTCCGCAACACATTTTATTTACACGAAATCAGCTCGGGGCATTGTACATTATATACAGATATTTTCCCCCTCCGACAAGGCAGAGCTTGTGCAAGATGAGTAGCATCCTCTGGAGCGTATCCGACAGTCCACGggaaacgtgtgtgtgtgtgtcgtgtcccccccccccgcgaggtATCAGCTGTCGGAGTCCAAGTCACTTTTCCCGTCCTCTTGTCTCTTCTCCGAAGACGTTTTAGAGGCTTTATTCCATTTTTGTGCGTTTTCTGACTCCTCCGAAGACGATCGCTTTTGCCTCCTCCACTTTGCCCGGCGGTTTTTGAACCAAACCTATCacgaaaaaagaaattaaaatattagggggaaaaaaaacccaatggtAGGCAAAGCGGCAGACGGCCTCCGCCCTGCCTCGCCCGGAGCCGctcgccgccgcggcggggccgaaGTGCGGcggccgcgctggggccggggGTAGGCGGAGGAAAGCGGCCGCTCGCTGGGAAAGGCTGAGCGCGTTCAGGAGGCGCGACCGCCTCTCGACATTTGCTCACAGCCGTGGGATCGGCTCGGCCAGCCGCCCCCGAAGGACGCTCGGAAATGGTAATGAAAAGCCTCCCCTCTTCCCGCCGCAAACCTGTTGCTCCCCCCGCCGCCAGCTCGCCGCGGCCGGGCTGGAGCCGCACCGAGGTACCTCCGGTCCGAGCGCGTTCAAACGCGAAAGGGGGAGAGTGGAAGGGggggaaggaaagcaaaatacCTCCACTTTTTCCTCCCTTAAGTGCACCCTTCTGGCCAGCTGTTCCCTGGTGCCCACGTCTGGGTATTTCGTTTCCTGGAAGAGGTTTTCCAGCGCTTCCAGCTGCTCGTCAGTGAAGATCGTCCGGTGCCGTCTTTTTCGCCTGCAGTGCAGCTGGTTCAGTAGCTGCAGCTCCGTCCGGGACAAAGTGCCCACGTTCATGTAGGGCAACATCTGATGGGGAACAGGGGACATCAGGACTGACCCAGTGCCCTCGTAACCTACGGACAGACAGACGAGACGACGACAGGCTTTGCATGAGATcgcttctccccccaccccgagaAAAAGCTCCCCCACCCGGCCCCGCCGTCCACCCGCGCTCCTGCGGGCCGCCAGctccccgccaccccctcccgccccgcggctgcGGGAACAAAGAAAGCCCGTTCGCCCCGTCCCACGCGGGGCCGCTTACCTGCGGGGGGGACGCAGGAGCACTGCTGGGCGCCCAGGGGCGGCACGGCCCCGCAGCACGAAGGGCCCACGGGGGACGCCGGCACATGCAGCTGCCCGTAGTAGTAGTTGTTGTAGCCGAGCCGAGATCCGGTGACCGCCGGCGGCAGCGCGGAGGCGGGTGCCACCGCCCGGGAGTAAAACCCGCCGTAGTCGGAGGCGCTGCCGTAGAGCGAGTCCCCGTGGAGGCCGGGGAAGACGACGGGCGCGGCGCTCGGGGGCAGCAGCACCGAGTCCTTGCAGCGAGGTCTGGCCGCCAGGATATTGTCGATGCTGAACATGCTCACAGGCATGCCCCAAACCGTGCCGGGGCAGGGCAGCGGGACCggccgggggggtcggggaggggggagggagggtaggtggcggcggcggcggctgtggGGGTGGGGAAGGCTGGAGAGACACGAAATCGAAACTTTTcggagaaattttaaaaagggagCGGAGCGAAAAGAGCGGAGCGTTTTCCGAGGGCAGCTTGCGGGCagagtgtgcgtgtgtgtctgtgcgcgcgtgtgtgtgtgtgtgtgtgtgtctgtgcgtgcgTGTGCGCAGGATCCACCCCTGGAACTTTCCCCCCTCAACTCTCGCCTGTTTACTGATCTCAACCCAGAGGGCTGCTCGGAGTATAATCCATCTGAACCTCTTCCCTTTTTTATACCCAGGCGACGTCATCCTGGATTTAGTTCCTGGTAATATGCAGAtgacaaacaaaaccagatttgattttttttctttctccccctttttgGTGGGGAAGAGGTGGGGGTTACACAAAGGAGTGAAAGGAGCCCAGGTCTGTGTATTGAGAATTAATGAAATTAACGTAATCCTTTCCATTAGTGGGTTTTTCTGAAAGGCCCCAGATTCAGGCTTGATCTCCGCTGCACCGGCTAATTGCCCAGGTTAATCTTATTAATGCCATTGTGCTGAAGTGGTTAGCAGCTCCTAGTCTTGTCTATTATGCACCTACTTTGCTCGTGTTAGTTCACATTAGTGGGTGCGATTTCCTCTGTCTGAAGCTCGGATTCATTATTTATGCTTCGAATTGGTTAAGAagcacttttcaaaaaaaaatttttttaaataaactgccATACAACCATGCAACTCTCCCCGTCCAAGTGTTTCTGTAGCAGAGCTTGAATCTGGCGTCCCCCAGCTCGGAGAACTGAAAGGGCACTGAGGAGTACGCGTTCCTCTGATTTAAGCTTTATGCAGTGAAGCAACAACGTCTTCACTGAgtaaatgaactttttttttttttttttctcttttcctagaTCACCTGGCGGAACTAGGACGCATGAAtgttgtaaacttttttttttttttttttccccaacagattCAGATCCAGACAGgtatcactttttctttctttctttttttcttttttttttttttaaaacaagccaGGAGGTGGAAATGTTAAAGACCAGTGCCATCTCAAATACCCGGGTCTGGTAGGTGTTCCGATTTGCTTCTGATCCATCCTggtgcctttttctttctttttaaggaagACTCTTTCCTTTTCTAGCTTAGAAAACAAAGCCTCTAGAGTTGCAATGATACGGAGAACTTTCTATTTTGCATGTTCCGTGAATTTAAAATGAAGCAGTTTAAAGTCCCTAAAACTCTTCTTATTAAGACGTTT
Above is a genomic segment from Athene noctua chromosome 6, bAthNoc1.hap1.1, whole genome shotgun sequence containing:
- the GSC gene encoding LOW QUALITY PROTEIN: homeobox protein goosecoid (The sequence of the model RefSeq protein was modified relative to this genomic sequence to represent the inferred CDS: deleted 1 base in 1 codon), giving the protein MTSPGYKKGKRFRWIILRAALWVEISKQARVEGGKFQGWILRTRTHRHTHTHTHARTDTHAHSARKLPSENAPLFSLRSLFKISPKSFDFVSLQPSPPPQPPPPPPPSLPPPRPPRPVPLPCPGTVWGMPVSMFSIDNILAARPRCKDSVLLPPSAAPVVFPGLHGDSLYGSASDYGGFYSRAVAPASALPPAVTGSRLGYNNYYYGQLHVPASPVGPSCCGAVPPLGAQQCSCVPPAGYEGTGSVLMSPVPHQMLPYMNVGTLSRTELQLLNQLHCRRKRRHRTIFTDEQLEALENLFQETKYPDVGTREQLARRVHLREEKVEVWFKNRRAKWRRQKRSSSEESENAQKWNKASKTSSEKRQEDGKSDLDSDS